The following proteins come from a genomic window of Myxococcales bacterium:
- a CDS encoding redoxin family protein yields MNRLLLLALLWPLASACASPARATDTTRATQTSGLAAARLVPASGPERTYGDVLGSAPWTVLVFVSRGCPCLDAHKGRIGELSNAYRARGVQFIAVDSEVGTTREGAAASARALGLPVMLDPGAKIANALEAEYATYSVLLDRKGRVVYRGGVDSDKRKLHDTATPYLRDALDDVLAGTPPRRAEGKALGCMLRKW; encoded by the coding sequence ATGAACCGCCTCCTGCTGCTCGCGCTCCTCTGGCCTCTCGCGTCCGCGTGCGCGTCCCCGGCCCGCGCGACCGACACCACGCGCGCGACCCAGACCAGCGGGCTGGCCGCGGCGCGCCTCGTGCCCGCGTCCGGCCCCGAGCGCACGTACGGCGACGTGCTCGGGAGCGCGCCGTGGACCGTGCTCGTGTTCGTCTCGAGGGGGTGCCCCTGCCTCGACGCGCACAAGGGGCGCATCGGCGAGCTCTCGAATGCCTACCGCGCCCGGGGCGTCCAGTTCATCGCGGTCGACTCCGAGGTGGGCACCACGCGCGAGGGGGCCGCGGCCTCCGCCCGCGCGCTCGGCCTCCCGGTCATGCTCGATCCGGGCGCGAAGATCGCGAACGCGCTCGAGGCCGAGTATGCGACGTACTCCGTCCTGCTCGATCGGAAGGGACGCGTGGTCTATCGGGGCGGGGTCGACTCCGACAAGCGCAAGCTCCACGACACGGCGACGCCGTACCTGCGCGACGCCCTCGACGACGTGCTCGCGGGCACGCCGCCGCGCCGCGCCGAGGGCAAGGCCCTCGGCTGCATGTTGCGCAAGTGGTGA
- a CDS encoding ABC transporter ATP-binding protein has product MAPVGTASTRPPTASSARPYPRTLTGQLRRQLPAYAAGGVMLAIFQLAMNRIDWLSKSAVDQIFDERSALPWLPSALMLVLAVVALLTRVASRWYIFNAGRDVEYELRSALLEHLHSLGAAFYRKMSAGEIMSRSSGDLLQVRLLFGFGILNLVNVGFAFASALQVMLSISGRLTVVSFVTLPLIVLLGRGVSGQLYTRTKANQEALGALSEVLQVNLAGVRVVRSFALERRERRRFDAANQAYLDASLGLARLRGLMGPAIGGAASVGLLAFFWYGAKLLLDGTLTKGAFFAFWLAYGRMTWPMIAVGFSVAIVQRGRAGFARLAEIFSEVPEIVSGDLPPPAQPRGALSVRGLSFAYGVRKREVLSDVAFDLPAGRSLAIMGRTGSGKSTLAMLLARLLPTPKGAVFFDGVDLCDLPLGFVRESVGYAQQDAFLFSTTVTGNVGFSLTETESEASRALIREAAKDAQVYEEAMALPEQLDTVVGERGVQLSGGQKQRIALARAFARSPRILVLDDPLSAVDAKTEEAILATIARHAKQGTLVLVTHRVAAASMCDEVVVLDEGRVLERGTPTELLANGSLYAAFAEEQSAERALLDLDLDERESAS; this is encoded by the coding sequence TTGGCCCCCGTTGGGACAGCTTCCACGCGCCCTCCGACGGCGTCGTCCGCGCGCCCCTATCCGCGCACCCTCACGGGACAGCTTCGGCGGCAGCTGCCGGCCTACGCGGCCGGTGGCGTCATGCTCGCCATTTTCCAGCTCGCGATGAACCGCATCGACTGGCTGTCGAAGTCCGCGGTCGACCAGATCTTCGACGAACGCAGCGCGCTCCCGTGGCTCCCCTCGGCGCTCATGCTCGTGCTCGCGGTGGTGGCGCTCCTCACGCGGGTCGCGAGCCGCTGGTACATCTTCAACGCCGGCCGCGACGTCGAGTACGAGCTCCGCTCGGCCCTCCTCGAGCACCTGCACTCGCTCGGCGCAGCGTTCTACCGCAAGATGTCCGCTGGCGAGATCATGAGCCGGTCGTCTGGCGATCTGCTCCAGGTGCGCTTGCTCTTCGGGTTCGGGATCCTGAACCTCGTGAACGTGGGGTTCGCGTTCGCGAGCGCGCTCCAGGTGATGCTCTCGATCTCGGGCCGCCTCACCGTGGTGTCGTTCGTCACCCTCCCGCTGATCGTGCTCCTCGGGCGCGGCGTGAGCGGGCAGCTCTACACCCGCACGAAGGCGAACCAAGAGGCGCTTGGTGCCCTCAGCGAGGTGCTCCAGGTGAACCTCGCCGGCGTGCGGGTCGTGCGCAGCTTCGCCCTCGAGCGCCGCGAGCGCCGCCGGTTCGACGCAGCGAACCAAGCGTACCTCGACGCGAGCCTCGGCCTCGCGCGACTCCGCGGGCTCATGGGTCCGGCGATCGGAGGAGCGGCGTCCGTGGGGCTCCTCGCGTTCTTCTGGTACGGCGCGAAGCTCCTGCTCGACGGTACGCTCACGAAGGGCGCGTTCTTCGCGTTCTGGCTCGCCTACGGCCGCATGACCTGGCCCATGATCGCGGTGGGCTTCTCGGTGGCGATCGTCCAGCGCGGGCGGGCGGGCTTCGCGCGCCTCGCCGAGATCTTCTCCGAGGTGCCTGAGATTGTCTCTGGCGACCTGCCGCCGCCCGCCCAACCGAGAGGCGCGCTCTCCGTGCGCGGTCTGTCGTTCGCGTACGGGGTCCGCAAGCGCGAGGTGCTCTCCGACGTGGCCTTCGACCTGCCCGCAGGGCGCTCGCTCGCCATCATGGGGCGCACGGGCTCTGGCAAGTCGACCCTCGCCATGCTGCTCGCGCGCCTCCTGCCGACGCCCAAGGGGGCGGTGTTCTTCGACGGCGTCGACCTCTGCGACCTGCCGCTCGGCTTCGTGCGCGAGTCCGTCGGTTACGCCCAGCAGGACGCGTTCCTGTTCTCCACCACGGTGACGGGCAACGTCGGGTTCTCCCTGACGGAGACCGAGAGCGAGGCGAGCAGGGCGCTGATCCGCGAGGCCGCGAAAGACGCGCAGGTCTACGAAGAGGCGATGGCGCTCCCCGAGCAGCTCGACACCGTAGTGGGCGAGCGCGGCGTCCAGCTCTCGGGCGGGCAGAAGCAGCGAATCGCCCTGGCGCGCGCCTTCGCCCGGAGCCCTCGCATCCTCGTCCTCGACGACCCGCTCTCCGCGGTGGACGCGAAGACCGAAGAGGCGATCCTCGCGACCATCGCGCGGCACGCCAAGCAGGGCACGCTCGTGCTCGTCACTCACCGCGTCGCGGCGGCCTCGATGTGCGACGAGGTGGTCGTGCTGGACGAGGGGCGCGTGCTCGAGCGCGGTACCCCCACGGAGCTGCTCGCGAATGGATCGCTCTACGCGGCGTTCGCCGAAGAGCAGTCCGCTGAGCGCGCCTTGCTCGATCTCGACCTCGACGAGAGGGAGAGCGCGTCATGA
- a CDS encoding TPM domain-containing protein, with protein sequence MRAPPLLTLPPPCFAVPWRLGWLSWLALVLFVTLCPARALAYTPPALSGAVNDTAALLTPAERQELERLLAEHRKAYGHEVVVFTTPSLAGESVEDVAYATFNAWGIGKKGKDNGVLLVVAPKDRRLRIESGKGVGGELTDLVSKRILTERVGPKLKLGKNFEALRDGVTSIHSVLRGGPVVPAGEDAGPVAALPVAPRRVEPPEVPPTSLFVDMTGTFPTEARARYLAAADVAVKKGAPLLAVIVVDEGLALDGPLIAGASSAAFYRAFPKARAIAVVGRDGRNLFVYYDLSGDARDQSIALQTAASRAKGVVGSAAPGRRPDVFVDEAITLLQGLGTVPSSAWKERVGEESIWFAVPWIAGILGFIALATWLVHKLGLDSGGSGGSGGSGGSGGSSYGGSSSGASRSSGGGGGGYTAGGGSSGGGGASDSY encoded by the coding sequence GTGCGCGCCCCCCCGCTGCTCACGCTGCCTCCGCCGTGCTTTGCCGTGCCTTGGCGGCTCGGCTGGCTCTCGTGGCTCGCCCTGGTGCTCTTCGTCACTCTGTGCCCCGCGCGCGCGCTGGCCTACACGCCGCCCGCCCTCTCCGGAGCCGTCAACGACACCGCCGCGCTGCTCACGCCCGCCGAGCGTCAGGAGCTCGAGCGGCTCCTCGCCGAACACCGAAAAGCGTACGGGCACGAGGTCGTCGTGTTCACCACGCCTTCCTTGGCTGGCGAGTCGGTCGAGGACGTGGCCTACGCCACGTTCAATGCCTGGGGTATTGGCAAAAAAGGCAAAGATAACGGAGTCTTGCTTGTCGTTGCCCCCAAGGACCGGCGCCTCCGTATCGAGTCGGGGAAGGGGGTCGGGGGCGAGCTCACCGACCTCGTCTCGAAGCGCATCCTCACCGAGCGCGTGGGCCCCAAGCTGAAGCTCGGGAAGAACTTCGAGGCGCTGCGCGACGGCGTGACCTCGATCCACTCGGTGCTCCGCGGCGGCCCCGTGGTGCCGGCCGGCGAGGACGCGGGGCCCGTCGCCGCACTCCCTGTGGCGCCGCGCCGCGTGGAGCCGCCCGAGGTGCCCCCCACGAGCCTGTTCGTCGACATGACCGGGACGTTCCCGACCGAGGCGCGCGCGCGCTACCTCGCGGCCGCCGACGTCGCGGTGAAGAAGGGGGCGCCGCTGCTCGCCGTCATCGTCGTCGACGAGGGCCTCGCGCTGGACGGGCCGCTGATCGCGGGCGCGAGCTCGGCGGCGTTCTACCGCGCGTTCCCCAAGGCGAGGGCGATCGCCGTCGTTGGTCGCGATGGGCGAAACCTGTTCGTGTACTACGACCTCAGCGGCGACGCCCGGGACCAGTCCATCGCCCTCCAGACCGCCGCGTCGCGGGCCAAGGGCGTCGTGGGCTCGGCCGCGCCGGGGCGCCGCCCGGACGTGTTCGTCGACGAGGCCATCACGCTCCTCCAGGGGCTCGGCACCGTGCCGTCGAGCGCGTGGAAGGAGCGCGTGGGCGAGGAGAGCATCTGGTTCGCCGTGCCCTGGATCGCGGGCATCCTTGGCTTCATCGCGCTGGCGACGTGGCTCGTGCACAAGCTGGGCCTCGACTCGGGAGGCTCGGGGGGCTCGGGGGGCTCGGGAGGCTCGGGAGGCTCCTCGTACGGCGGAAGCTCCTCGGGCGCGTCCAGATCGAGCGGCGGAGGCGGCGGAGGTTACACGGCCGGCGGGGGCTCCTCCGGCGGCGGGGGCGCGAGCGACTCGTACTGA
- a CDS encoding FixH family protein, which yields MKNHAPLAPHAVSAPPFAPHARRGAPLGLCWRSAPWIALMALGLAACSAAEPSTGSAGAPLTTVTSQQSKLKLAIYTSPEQPPTRGTIAVRYVITDASGAPVDGLTLTVAPDMPSMGHGTPTTPKVAAKGGGEYVATDVNLFMAGRWDLRTTVRGAVSDEAIVPVDVR from the coding sequence ATGAAGAACCACGCGCCCCTCGCCCCCCACGCGGTCTCCGCGCCCCCCTTCGCCCCCCACGCGCGCCGCGGCGCCCCGCTCGGGCTCTGCTGGCGCTCGGCTCCGTGGATCGCCCTCATGGCCCTCGGCCTCGCCGCCTGCAGCGCAGCGGAGCCGTCCACCGGCTCGGCCGGGGCGCCTCTCACCACGGTCACCAGCCAGCAGAGCAAGCTCAAGCTCGCCATCTACACCTCTCCCGAGCAGCCGCCGACGCGCGGCACGATCGCCGTGCGGTACGTCATCACCGACGCGAGCGGCGCTCCGGTCGACGGGCTCACCCTCACCGTCGCGCCCGACATGCCGTCGATGGGGCACGGGACGCCCACCACGCCGAAGGTGGCGGCGAAGGGCGGCGGCGAGTACGTGGCGACCGACGTGAACCTGTTCATGGCCGGGCGCTGGGACCTGCGGACGACCGTGCGCGGCGCGGTGAGCGACGAAGCGATCGTGCCGGTGGATGTCCGCTAG
- a CDS encoding sterol desaturase family protein, translated as MAPPLRVGLLLAAAVSVVPAAVALLVSPAARAWLRGTGSVRQTLSNASVGLVFLASQMALRGALVGVFAGAAGLVPWKLPEGPPSALLAFVLLDLVYYAQHRVEHAVPVLWAIHAVHHQSRDYNLSVSLRVGVLASLSTAVFHASLALAGVTVTQYAVVATVHAVLLFGLHARTKIAFGPGRVFNAPVFHRVHHGADRAYVDKNFGGVLLVFDRLFGTFAPYTTEPVFGVVGEECPELPLAANAAPWVALAEKVRRQPTLGGKLGALLVRPPDAAE; from the coding sequence ATGGCGCCTCCGCTTCGAGTCGGCCTGCTCCTCGCCGCCGCGGTCTCGGTGGTGCCCGCGGCCGTCGCGCTCCTCGTCTCGCCGGCAGCGCGCGCGTGGCTGCGAGGCACGGGGAGCGTGCGGCAGACCCTCTCCAACGCCTCGGTCGGCCTCGTCTTCCTCGCGTCGCAGATGGCGCTCCGCGGCGCGCTCGTGGGGGTCTTCGCGGGCGCCGCAGGGCTCGTCCCGTGGAAGCTCCCCGAAGGCCCTCCGAGCGCCCTGCTCGCCTTCGTCCTGCTCGACCTCGTGTATTACGCGCAGCACCGCGTGGAGCACGCCGTGCCGGTGTTGTGGGCCATCCACGCCGTGCACCACCAGTCGCGCGACTACAACCTCTCGGTCTCTCTGCGCGTAGGCGTCCTCGCCTCGCTCTCGACGGCGGTGTTCCACGCGTCGCTCGCGCTCGCCGGTGTGACGGTCACTCAGTACGCGGTGGTCGCGACCGTGCACGCCGTGCTGCTCTTCGGGCTGCACGCACGGACCAAGATCGCGTTCGGTCCCGGCCGCGTGTTCAACGCGCCGGTGTTCCACCGGGTGCACCACGGCGCCGACCGCGCGTACGTCGACAAGAACTTTGGCGGTGTCCTGCTCGTGTTCGATCGGCTCTTCGGCACCTTCGCTCCGTACACGACCGAGCCCGTCTTCGGCGTCGTCGGCGAGGAGTGCCCCGAGCTCCCGCTCGCGGCCAACGCCGCGCCCTGGGTCGCGCTCGCGGAGAAGGTGCGCCGGCAGCCGACGCTTGGCGGTAAGCTCGGCGCGTTGCTCGTGCGGCCCCCCGACGCCGCGGAGTGA
- a CDS encoding transporter translates to MSARPHRGRAAALAGIVCAALATASSAVWAQACCAGTGAVTPARLALHEDAAAGLQLRAATVVGSHSASAEYVPAPPGAGEVDLEQSLYGAVRVLRRGQLGALLPLVQTFRTTPTRSEAGGGLGDINVSARYDFLRARESALVPGIAALAGVTLPTGRSAEAATKPFATDATGLGAVQVTGGVALEQSVGSWLFGASALLALRAPREVGAVTPVTLSLAPQYSALLSAAYAFDSGAAVALSTLFTFEGDASVNGATARESARRWIVASASLAWPVTDQLSVLGSVSLNPPISSLGMNQTTTLGATLGIRWGVL, encoded by the coding sequence ATGTCCGCTAGGCCTCACCGGGGGCGCGCGGCCGCGCTCGCCGGCATCGTCTGCGCCGCCCTCGCGACGGCGTCGTCCGCGGTGTGGGCGCAGGCGTGCTGCGCGGGAACGGGCGCCGTGACCCCGGCGCGTCTCGCCCTCCACGAGGACGCCGCGGCTGGACTGCAGCTCCGCGCCGCGACGGTCGTCGGCTCGCACAGCGCGTCCGCGGAATACGTGCCCGCGCCGCCCGGCGCCGGGGAGGTGGACCTCGAGCAGTCGCTCTACGGCGCCGTGCGCGTGCTGCGTCGCGGTCAGCTCGGGGCGCTGCTTCCCCTCGTCCAGACGTTCCGCACCACGCCCACCCGTTCCGAAGCGGGAGGTGGCCTCGGCGACATCAACGTCTCGGCGCGCTACGACTTCTTGCGAGCCCGTGAGTCCGCCCTCGTGCCCGGGATCGCGGCGCTCGCCGGCGTGACGCTGCCCACCGGGCGCTCCGCCGAGGCGGCCACGAAGCCGTTCGCGACCGACGCCACCGGGCTCGGCGCGGTGCAGGTCACGGGCGGCGTCGCGCTCGAGCAGTCGGTGGGCTCGTGGCTCTTCGGGGCGAGCGCGCTCCTCGCGCTGCGCGCGCCTCGCGAGGTGGGGGCGGTCACCCCGGTCACGCTCTCGCTCGCGCCGCAGTACTCGGCGCTGCTCTCGGCCGCGTACGCGTTCGACAGCGGCGCAGCGGTCGCGCTCTCGACCCTGTTCACCTTCGAGGGGGACGCCAGCGTGAACGGCGCGACCGCGAGAGAGAGCGCGCGCCGGTGGATCGTGGCCAGCGCGTCGCTCGCGTGGCCGGTGACCGATCAGCTCTCGGTGCTGGGGAGCGTCTCTCTCAACCCACCGATCTCGTCGCTCGGAATGAACCAGACCACCACCCTCGGGGCGACCCTGGGGATCCGTTGGGGAGTCCTATGA
- a CDS encoding ABC transporter ATP-binding protein — MSAGSKSEVPKAAAGAKRTEAAFHEEQDLGRAYDVALLRRLWPFVRPHSRHLVASLALLVLLAATQLVRPLLMGRVVAHAGAGEGSLLLRDGLVLAAFVVGGQTVSFLQTYIMQIGGARAMADLRAAVFGFFQRLSLRYFDRTPVGRLVTRATGDIDALGELFASGVLNAIGDLFALIGIVVVMLALHARLSLVAFAALPVVALVVNYVRKRSREAFRDIRTKTARLNAFLNEQVAGVAVVQAYAREAHMQHEFDVINDAYRDANKRSIFYEAMLDAAIEMVSTVCVASMLWWAGVGRTGDPTITFALVVTLTQYVRQFFEPVSLLAQRYTILQSAMSGAERIFQLLDEEDVEAEGEASREPVPAELEGSPALELEGVTFAYKPSVPVLSDVSLTVARGEKVALVGATGAGKSTVAGLFLRLYEVEVGAVRVLGRDVRAQDRVTMRERFSVVPQDVFLFTGTVLSNVAISDEAPDRARVERALRQIGALELFERREGGLDARVDERGANFSAGERQLIAFARALYRDTPIVVLDEATASIDSNTEKRMQTALEVVMQGRTSLVIAHRLSTIRAVDRIIVFHKGRVVETGSHDSLIAKGGVYARLHRLQFARERAAHVGGEVAPVSAE; from the coding sequence ATGAGCGCCGGCTCGAAGTCCGAGGTCCCGAAGGCCGCGGCCGGCGCGAAGCGCACCGAGGCGGCGTTCCACGAGGAGCAAGACCTCGGCCGCGCGTACGACGTGGCGCTCCTGCGCAGGCTCTGGCCGTTCGTACGGCCGCACTCTCGCCATTTGGTCGCGTCGCTCGCCCTGCTCGTGCTGCTCGCGGCCACCCAGCTCGTCCGTCCGCTCCTCATGGGGCGCGTAGTCGCCCACGCCGGCGCGGGCGAGGGGAGTCTCCTGCTGCGCGATGGCCTCGTGCTCGCGGCCTTCGTCGTGGGCGGCCAGACGGTTTCGTTCCTGCAGACCTACATCATGCAGATCGGTGGAGCGCGCGCGATGGCTGACCTCCGCGCCGCCGTGTTCGGGTTCTTCCAGCGCTTGTCGCTGCGCTACTTCGACAGGACGCCGGTGGGCCGGCTCGTCACTCGCGCCACGGGCGACATCGACGCGCTGGGAGAGCTCTTCGCGTCGGGCGTCCTCAACGCGATCGGGGATCTGTTCGCGCTCATCGGCATCGTCGTGGTCATGCTGGCGCTCCACGCCCGGTTGTCGCTCGTCGCCTTCGCCGCCCTGCCCGTGGTGGCCCTCGTGGTGAACTACGTGCGCAAGCGCAGTCGCGAGGCGTTCCGAGACATACGCACGAAGACGGCGCGGCTGAACGCGTTCCTGAACGAGCAGGTCGCCGGCGTGGCGGTCGTGCAGGCGTACGCCCGCGAGGCGCACATGCAGCACGAGTTCGACGTCATCAACGACGCCTACCGTGACGCGAACAAGCGCAGCATCTTCTACGAGGCGATGCTCGACGCCGCGATCGAGATGGTGAGCACCGTGTGCGTCGCGAGCATGCTCTGGTGGGCGGGCGTGGGTCGCACGGGGGACCCGACGATCACGTTCGCGCTGGTCGTCACCCTCACTCAGTACGTCCGCCAGTTCTTTGAGCCGGTGAGCCTCCTCGCCCAGCGCTACACCATCTTGCAGAGCGCGATGAGTGGTGCGGAGCGCATCTTCCAGCTCCTCGATGAAGAGGACGTGGAGGCCGAGGGCGAGGCCTCGCGCGAGCCGGTCCCCGCCGAGCTCGAGGGCTCCCCAGCGCTCGAGCTCGAGGGGGTCACCTTCGCCTACAAGCCCAGCGTGCCCGTGCTCTCCGACGTGAGCCTCACCGTGGCGAGGGGCGAGAAGGTGGCGCTCGTCGGGGCGACCGGCGCTGGCAAGTCGACCGTCGCGGGGCTCTTTCTTCGGCTCTACGAGGTCGAGGTAGGCGCGGTGCGCGTGCTCGGTCGCGACGTGCGCGCGCAGGATCGCGTGACGATGCGGGAGCGCTTCTCGGTCGTGCCGCAGGACGTTTTTTTGTTCACGGGCACCGTGCTCTCGAACGTCGCGATCTCGGACGAGGCGCCCGATCGCGCTCGGGTCGAGCGCGCCCTCCGGCAGATCGGCGCTCTCGAGCTCTTCGAGCGGCGCGAGGGTGGACTCGACGCGCGCGTCGATGAGCGCGGCGCAAACTTCAGCGCGGGCGAGCGACAGCTCATCGCGTTCGCCCGGGCGCTCTATCGCGACACGCCCATCGTCGTTCTCGACGAGGCGACCGCGAGTATCGACTCGAACACCGAGAAGCGTATGCAGACCGCGCTCGAGGTGGTGATGCAGGGCCGCACGTCGCTCGTGATCGCGCACCGCCTCTCCACGATCCGCGCCGTCGATCGCATCATCGTGTTTCACAAGGGGCGCGTCGTCGAGACCGGCAGCCACGACAGCCTCATCGCGAAGGGAGGCGTCTACGCCCGGCTCCACCGCCTTCAGTTCGCGCGTGAGCGCGCCGCGCATGTCGGGGGCGAGGTCGCGCCGGTCAGCGCCGAGTAG
- a CDS encoding response regulator, whose product MAEDSRRHLLVVDDDATYRARLLRAFADRGLDARGAANAPEAIALAQQDSPELAVVDLKMPGPSGLELVAALKAIDPTTNVVVVTGYGSIATALEAVRLGATHYLTKPCDADEILAAFDRGSDSPKEPPAAGDIEAPSLARAEWEHIHRVLTDCGGNISEAARRLGLHRRSLQRKISKYPTAR is encoded by the coding sequence ATGGCTGAAGACTCCAGGCGACACCTCCTCGTCGTGGACGACGACGCGACCTACCGCGCCAGGCTCCTCCGCGCGTTCGCGGATCGCGGGCTCGACGCGCGGGGCGCGGCCAACGCCCCGGAGGCGATCGCGCTCGCGCAGCAAGACAGCCCGGAGCTCGCGGTCGTCGACCTGAAGATGCCGGGCCCGTCAGGGTTGGAGCTCGTGGCGGCGCTGAAGGCCATCGACCCCACGACGAACGTGGTCGTCGTGACGGGGTACGGCAGCATCGCGACCGCGCTCGAGGCGGTGCGGCTCGGCGCGACCCACTACCTCACGAAGCCCTGCGACGCCGACGAGATCCTCGCGGCGTTCGACCGCGGGAGCGACTCGCCCAAGGAGCCGCCAGCCGCCGGCGACATCGAAGCCCCGTCGCTGGCGCGCGCCGAGTGGGAGCACATCCACCGCGTCCTCACCGACTGCGGAGGGAACATCTCGGAGGCGGCGCGACGCCTCGGGCTCCACCGGCGCTCACTCCAGCGCAAGATCTCCAAGTACCCCACGGCGCGCTAG
- a CDS encoding haloalkane dehalogenase, with product MRALRTPDERFADLPGFPFAPHYSEVSAGDGAKLRMHHVDEGQGAPVLLLHGEPTWSFLYRKMIPVFVEAGLRAVAPDLIGFGRSDKPMRQSDYSYARHVAWLEEWLQQVDLTGVTLVCQDWGSLLGLRLVAARPERFARVVVSNGFLPTARTRTSPAFQVWRTFAAASPLFPIGRIVRSGCVTSLGARDLAAYDAPFPSSEYKAGARAFPALVPTRESDPEVPANRAAWEALGRFEKPFLTLFGKNDPILGRADAPLQRHVPGAAGQPHERFWGGHFVQEDRGEFLAEKIVSWMRG from the coding sequence ATGCGCGCCCTCCGCACCCCCGACGAACGCTTCGCCGACCTGCCCGGCTTCCCCTTCGCGCCGCACTACAGCGAGGTGAGCGCCGGCGACGGGGCGAAGCTACGAATGCACCACGTGGACGAGGGGCAGGGCGCGCCCGTGCTGCTCCTGCACGGCGAGCCGACCTGGTCGTTCCTGTACCGCAAGATGATCCCGGTCTTCGTCGAGGCGGGCCTCCGCGCCGTGGCGCCCGACCTCATCGGGTTCGGGCGCTCCGACAAGCCGATGCGTCAGTCCGACTACAGCTACGCGCGTCACGTCGCGTGGCTCGAGGAGTGGCTCCAGCAGGTGGACCTCACGGGCGTCACGCTCGTCTGCCAAGACTGGGGGTCTCTCCTCGGGCTCCGCCTCGTGGCCGCGCGGCCCGAGCGCTTCGCCCGGGTCGTCGTCTCGAACGGCTTCTTGCCCACGGCGCGCACGCGCACGTCGCCCGCGTTTCAGGTGTGGCGCACTTTCGCCGCGGCCTCGCCGCTCTTCCCGATCGGCCGCATCGTGAGGTCGGGCTGCGTGACGTCGCTCGGCGCGCGCGACCTCGCCGCCTACGACGCGCCGTTCCCCTCGAGCGAGTACAAGGCGGGCGCGCGCGCGTTCCCGGCGCTCGTGCCCACCCGCGAGTCCGACCCCGAGGTGCCCGCGAACCGCGCCGCGTGGGAGGCGCTCGGTCGCTTCGAGAAGCCTTTTCTCACGCTCTTCGGGAAGAACGACCCCATCCTCGGGCGCGCCGACGCGCCGCTGCAGCGGCACGTGCCTGGCGCGGCGGGGCAGCCACACGAGCGCTTCTGGGGCGGCCACTTCGTGCAGGAAGATCGGGGCGAGTTCCTCGCCGAGAAGATCGTGTCCTGGATGCGCGGCTGA
- a CDS encoding HAMP domain-containing histidine kinase: MTVSWLVRLRWWALAGQLATIATTVAALDIPLQLAPLAAITCATALSNLWLTTRRGTVPAGRAPAVLIFDTLSLTGLLYFTGGPSNPFSALYLVHVTLAAVVAGMRWTAALVALSATSYAVLFFAHVPVPALAHVHHQPGGRPSPHLFGMWVALTVTAALIAYFVTHLAEELRAREARLAEAERFASRNERLASLTTLAAGAAHELGTPLGTIAVASKELERALSLAGAPETHVEDARLIRAEAARCREVLHQMSGRSGAITGELPERATAAEVFDDVTARVGSAGRARLTFAATPSDDAAVFVPRNGLAQALATLVRNALDARARAVTLSVEHDQSVLRLVVTDDGEGMAAPVLERLGEHFFTTKAPGAGMGLGVFLARSFAEAWGGHLSFSSVPAEGTRAVLELPRARSNGPLNQRDDAASPAQGTRQPRETIEEHHG; the protein is encoded by the coding sequence ATCACGGTGTCGTGGCTCGTGCGGCTCCGGTGGTGGGCCCTCGCCGGCCAGCTCGCGACGATCGCGACCACCGTCGCCGCGCTCGACATTCCGCTCCAGCTCGCCCCGCTCGCCGCGATCACGTGCGCCACGGCGCTGTCCAACCTGTGGCTCACCACGCGCCGCGGGACCGTGCCGGCCGGGCGCGCGCCCGCCGTCCTCATCTTCGACACGCTCTCGCTTACAGGTCTGCTCTATTTCACGGGTGGGCCGTCGAACCCCTTCAGCGCGCTCTACCTCGTCCACGTCACGCTCGCGGCGGTGGTGGCGGGCATGCGCTGGACCGCGGCCCTCGTCGCGCTCTCGGCGACCTCGTACGCGGTGCTGTTCTTCGCCCACGTCCCCGTGCCCGCGCTCGCCCACGTGCACCACCAGCCCGGCGGTCGCCCGAGCCCGCACCTGTTCGGCATGTGGGTCGCGCTCACGGTGACCGCCGCGCTCATCGCGTACTTCGTGACCCACCTGGCCGAGGAGCTCCGCGCGCGCGAGGCCCGGCTCGCCGAGGCCGAGCGCTTCGCGTCGCGCAACGAGCGGCTCGCATCGCTGACGACCCTCGCCGCAGGCGCAGCGCACGAGCTCGGGACGCCGCTCGGGACCATCGCGGTCGCGTCGAAGGAGCTCGAGCGAGCGCTCAGCCTCGCGGGCGCGCCGGAGACCCACGTCGAAGACGCGCGCCTCATCCGCGCCGAGGCCGCACGGTGCCGCGAGGTGCTCCACCAGATGAGCGGCCGCTCCGGCGCGATCACCGGTGAGCTGCCGGAGCGCGCGACGGCCGCCGAGGTCTTCGACGACGTGACGGCGAGGGTGGGCTCGGCGGGGCGCGCGCGCCTGACGTTCGCCGCGACCCCCTCGGACGACGCCGCCGTGTTCGTGCCACGCAACGGGCTCGCGCAGGCCCTCGCCACCCTGGTCCGCAACGCGCTCGACGCGAGAGCCCGCGCGGTCACGCTCTCGGTCGAGCACGACCAATCGGTGCTCCGGCTCGTCGTCACGGACGACGGCGAGGGCATGGCGGCCCCGGTCCTCGAGCGCCTCGGCGAGCACTTCTTCACGACCAAGGCGCCGGGCGCCGGGATGGGCCTGGGCGTCTTTCTCGCTCGGTCGTTCGCGGAGGCCTGGGGCGGGCATCTGTCATTCTCGTCGGTGCCGGCCGAGGGCACGCGCGCGGTGCTCGAGCTGCCGCGGGCGAGGAGCAACGGCCCGCTCAACCAACGAGACGACGCGGCCTCGCCGGCCCAAGGAACACGGCAACCGCGCGAGACGATCGAGGAGCACCATGGCTGA